A segment of the Bordetella flabilis genome:
CAACGTCCATCCCGGGCGGCTGGAGGTGCTGCCCTATCGCGACGACCGCCTGGTATTGGTGACGGCCATGCAGCACCGGCTCGCGGGGGAGCGATCCGTGGACTTTGCTCAGACGCTGGGCGACAACTACGTCAGCCTGCCGACTTCCAGCGCCATCCATCTGTTCCTCGACCATGCCGCGCAGGCACTTGGAAGTCGTATCAAGCTGCGCATCCAGGTCGGCAATTTCGAGGCGGCATGCCGCATGATCGAAGCCGGCGTCGGCATCGGCGTGGTGCCGCGATCCGTGGCCCGGCGGCACGCGCGCTCGCTTGCCATCGCCATCGTCGGGCTGAACGATGCATGGGCCGAGCGCAAGCTGAAGATCTGCGTGCGCAGCCTCGCGGCGCTACCGTCCTTCGCGCGGGTGCTGGCGGAAAGGCTGACCGCCGAGGCGGATGGTCCCGCTACTGCTTCCAATCCGCATCCTTGAACCACGCTCGCAGGTGCTCGACAAACAGCCTCACCTTGTACGGCAGGTGGCGCTTGCTCTGCACGATGGCGTAGATGTCCAGGCCTTCGGGACGGTACTCGGGCATCAGCACTTCCACGGCTTTGGCGCGCAGATCGTTCTCCACCATATAACGCGGATGCATGGAAATCCCGTGCCCCAGCTTGGCCAGGTGCAGGATCGATTCCCCCAGGTTGGAGCTGAATGACCCGGCCACGTGCACCACATGAGTGTTGTTGCGCCGGTCCGTGAAAGTCCAGGTGCCGGTCGGCGCCTTCAGGCTGTGGATCAGGCAATTGTGGTTCTCCAGATCCTTGGGCGTCAGCGGCGTGCCGTGCGCCTTCAGATAGGCGCGGGTCGCGACAATTACCTGGGGCACGACGGTGATGCGGTAGGCGATCTGGTTGGTGTCCTTCAGGCGCGGCGCGATACGCACGGAGAGGTCCAGATTTTCCGCGATCAGGTCGCTGCGCCCGTCGTCCAGCAGCAGGGACACCCGGATGGCGGGATAGCGTTTCAGGAAGTCCTCGATCGCGGGGGCCAGGTGTACGGCGCCGAAGGACGGCGGCGTACCCATGCGGATGCGGCCGGTCGGCGTGCGCACCGGGCCCTGCACCAGCTCCTTCAGGCCGCGCGTGGCCAGGGCCAGCGTGTCCGCGTTTTCCAGCAGCAGCCTGCCGCTTTCGGTCAGGCTGACATGCTTGGTGTTGCGGTTGAAGAGCTGCACGCCGAAGTAGCTTTCCAGCCAGGCGATCTTCTTGGTCACCGAGGATCGGCTCGAAGCCCGGCTCTCGGCAGCCTTCGAAAAGCTGAGGCTCTTGCCTACCTCCTGGAAGACCTCCATGCAGTCGATCAGGTCCATGCGTCTGTTTCCAAAATGGAAAAAATGATTTCGTGGCACGGGTCTTCTGCGTGGGTGCGCCGGTCACTAAACTGAAGATCCTGTTTTCACGCAACGCGCCGGCATGGCGCCGGCCCGGCATGAATCCCAGCGATTTCGATTATCACCTGTTCGGCACGCATGTACGTTTCGGTGACGGCGTTTCCACCAGCGTGGGCGCGGAGTTGCGGGCGCTGGGGCTGTCGCGACCGGTGGTCCTGACGCAGGATCGCATTGCGACATCGGGGCACTATGCCGCCATCCTGCAGGCCTTGCGCGATGCCACGGTGCTGGAACGCCGCGGCATCCCGCCGCATTCCAGTGTCAGTTTAATCGAAACAATGGCGCCAGACGTGGCGGCTTTCGGTGCCGACTGCGTGATCGCGGTCGGCGGCGGCAGCGTTGCCGATTCGGCGAAGGCCCTTGCGCTGTTGCTGGCCGAAGGCGGGCGCCTGGCCGACCACGTCACGGTGTTCCGCCCTCCTTCGACCGTCGAGATTCCGCTGCGCACGCGGCCCAAGCTTCCCATCATCGCCATTCCTTGCACCGCGTCCGGCGCGGAGGTGACCTCGTCCTTCGGCGTGCGGGACGGTGGGCACGACAAGCGCATGTTCTGGAATCGCCAGGTGTCCGCCTCCACCATCCTGATCGACCCCGTGCTGGCCCGGGACGTCGCCATGCCGACGATGCGATACACGGCCATGAACGGTATCGCGCACTGTCTGGAAGGCTTGTATTCCCGGGGCCGCTCCATCGTGTCCGATGGCATGGCGGTGCAGGCCATGGGGCTGTTCCAGCATGCGCTGTGTACCCCGGCGCTGGACGAGGCGGCGCAGCGCCGCCTGATACTCGCGGCGGCGCACCTGGCCGGCATGGTGCTGTCGATGGCGCGCAGTTGCCTGCATCATGCGATCTGCCACGTGCTGGGCGCCCGGCACAGCCTGCCCCACGGCCTGGTCAATACGGTGATCCTGCCGCACGCGCTGCGCTTCAATGAAGAGACTGCCGCGCCCTTGCTGGCGCCGGCACTGGACGTCGTGAATCGGCAAGGCCAGCGCGAATATGCGCGCCTGTCGCAGTGGCTGCAGGACGTGGCACAGGAGCTGTCCTTGCCGAGACGTCTGCGCGACATCGGTGTTGCCGAAGGCGAATTGCCCGATCTTGCCCGTCACGTCATGACGGAACGCGGCCTGGCCCTGAATCCCCGGCCTGTCGCCGACGCGGCGGATGTGCTCGCGATCCTGCGCCAGGCCTTCTAGACACCTGTAGGAGACGTTATGGACATCGTCGCAAGCGGCGCCGCGCTCGGCGCCACCATCGAGGGCATCGATCTGGCCCTACCCCTGTCGCAAGAGGACTACCGCGGCATCGAACAGGCGCTGGGCCGCTACGGCGTGGTGTGCTTTCCGCGTCAGACGCTGGACGCGGCCGACCTGAAGCGCTTCGCGCAGACCTTCGGCACGCTGGAAGTGAACGTGGCGAACCTTTACCACGAGCCGGACATGCCCGAAGTCATGATCCTGTCCAACATCGTAGAGAATGGCAAGCCCATCGGGCTGAGCGACGCGGGGCAGGACTGGCATACCGATATGTCCTATAGCCGCACCATCGCCTTCAGCAATGTGCTCTATGGCATCCGCATTCCCATGCGCGACGGCAAGTCGCTGGGCAACACGGAGTTCTGCAATATGCACGCCGCGTATGAGGGCCTGCCCCAGGACCTGAAGCAAGAGCTGGACGGCATGACGATCACGCACGACTTCAACAAATTCTGGGAGATGATGCGGCGCGAGAAAGGCAGTACGCGCCCGCCGCTGACGGAGGAGCAGCGCAAGCGCAAGCCGCCGGTGTCGCATCCCGTCTTTTTGGTGCATCCGATTACGGGCCGCAAGGTCCTGTACGCGAATCCCGGCTATTCCGTGCGCATCAATGAATTGCCGGAAGCGCGCAGCGACGAGGTGCTGCGCTTCCTGTTCGAGCATCAGCTGCAGGAAAAATACCGCTACCGCCACAACTGGCGCGAAGGCGATGTACTGATGTGGGACAACATGGGAACCATCCATAACGCGGTGGCCGATTACCGACCGGATGAGCCTCGCTTGATCAAGCGCTGCCAGGTCATGGCCGACAAGTACTTCCCCGAGCTGTACTGACGAAGAACACGGAGAGAGACATGAAAAAACGATATATCGCCAGCGTGATGCTGGCTGTGGCGGCCGCCTTGCCGCTGTCGGGCACGGCACGCGCCGACGACTATCCTTCGCGGCCCGTGCGCATGGTGGTGGGCTATGCCGCCGGCGGTCCCACGGATGTGGTGGCGCGCATCGTGGCCAAGCACATGTCGGAAAGCCTGGGCGCATCCGTCGTGGTGGAGAACAAGCCGGGCGCCAGCGCGCATATCGCCGCGGCCGACGTCATGCGGTCACCGCCCGACGGCTACAAGGTGCTGGTGACCTCGCTCACCCTGAACGTGAACCCGCTCCTGTATCCGGACCGCTACGACTATGATCCCGTCAAGGCCTTCGAGCCGATCAGCAACTTCGCCAACAATCCGCTGGTGGTGGTGACCAACTACGACTCGCCGTACAAGGACCTCAAGAGCCTGATCGCGGACGCCAAGGCGCACCCCGGGAAGCTGACCTTCGGTTCGTCGGGCGTGGGCGGCTCGGCGCACCTGGCCGCGGAGATGCTGTCCACCATGGCCGGCATCAAAATGGTCCACGTGCCGTTCAAGGGGAACGGACCGGCCTTGCAGGAAATGGTGGCTGGTCGCATCACATTCATGTTCTATCCCAGCGTCGGCATCCCCAACTACGTGGCCGCCAAGCAACTGCGCGTGCTGGCCATCGGGACGGACAAGCCGGAGAAGGAGTTCCCCGGAGTACCGACGCTGGATAGCCTGGGTTTCAGCGGTTTCCAGCAGGGTGCGCCCTGGATCGGCATGCTGGCGCCGGCCGGCACGCCCAAGCCCGTCGTGGACAAGTTGAACAAGGCCGCGGTCGAAGCCCTGCGCAAGCCCGAAGTGCGTGAACAGCTCGCCCAGCTGGGCGCCGTCGTGGTCGGGGATAGCCCCGAACAATTCCGCAAGTTCCTCGTCGAGGACAAGGCCCGCTGGGCCGAAGTCATCAAGAAAGGCAACGTGACCGGCAGCGCGGCGGGTGGCTGAGGCCGGGCGACGCAAGGACCGCGACAACGTCATGGCGGCATTGGAAGATTGCTATTCGATCGCGCGCCTGCGCGCGGCGGCGCGGGCACGGCTGCCGGCGCCGGTGTTCGACTTCTTCGACGGCGGGGCGGAAGACGAGCTGACCCTGCGGGACAACCAGGACGCGTTCCAGCGCATCCGGCTGGTGCCGCGCGTTCTGCGCGATGTCGCGCGGGTCGACCTGTCGACGCGGCTGCTCGGCCGCCCGGCACAGTTGCCCGTGGCCATCGGTCCCACCGGTGCGGTGGGCTTTGGCTGGCGCGGGGGCGACGTCGACCTGGCGCGTGCGGCGGCACGGCTGGATCTGCCTTACGCGCTGTCCACCTCGGCTACGGCGTCCATCGAGGAAATCGCGGACAAGGCGCCCGGCCGCCTCTGGTTCCAGGCTTATATCCTGCAGGACAAGGCGCGGCTCGACAACCTGATCGCGCGCGCGCTGGCGGCGGGGTACGAAGGGCTGGTCATTACAGTCGACCTGCCGGTGGGCGGCAAGCGGGAACGCGACCTGGCCAATGGCCTGGGCTTTCCCATGAAGATCACGCCCCGCAATTTCTGGCAGTTCGCGCGCCGGCCGGCGTGGTCGCTGGATATGTTGATCCGCCGGCCGCCCATCATGCCCAGTCTGGCGGGCATGCGGAAAGTGGAGGCCAACCGCAAGGCAATGGAGTCCGTGGCCGGCCGCAACTACGATCCCGCCTTCGATTTCACCGGCTTGGCCAGGATACGCGAACGCTGGCCGCGCGCGCTGATCGTCAAGGGCGTGGTGCATCCCGGCGACGTGGATCCCATCGTCGCGCTGGGCGTGGATGCCCTGGTGGTGTCGAACCACGGCGGCCGCCAGCTGGATACCGGTATCGCCACCCTGGATGCGTTGCCCGATATCGTGGCTGCCGCGCGCGGCCGAGTCCCGGTGCTGCTGGATGGCGGCGTGCGGCGCGGCAGCGATATTTTCAAGGCGCTGGCGCTGGGCGCGGCCGGCGTGATGACGGGGCGGGCCACGCTCTTCGGCGTGCTGGCGGGCGGCCAGGACGGCGTGGCGCGGGCCCTGGACATCCTGCGCGACGAGCTGGCGCGCACCATGCAGTTGTGCGGCGCGCGTACCCTGGTCGACATCAGCCCGGATGTGTTGCGCATGCCCATCGAGGGGAACCGGAGGGAAACGGAATGAACGACGCGATCGGTACTGGCCCGGCGATGGGTGAGAGCGAGGCCATCGGCCTGTGCTGCAATCAGGTGCTTGGGTTTTTTCGGGACCTGGACGACAACGACTACGAGTCCCTGGTCGGCCGCATGCTGCCCGACGGGGTCTGGCATCGGCAGGGCAAGGTGCTCGGCGGGCGCGACGCTGTCCGTGCGGCGCTGGCGTTGCGCTCCGGCACGCAGCGCATACATCATCTGATCACCAATCTGTTCGCCGACGCGGTCGACGGGGCGCGCTGCAGCCTGCGCGGCTATATGCTGGTGGTTCGGCATGACGAGGGCAAGCCGCTGGCGGGACCGGCGCCGCTGAAGGGCATCGAGAACATACGCACAACCCGTGTCGAACTGGCATGGCGTGACGGCGCATGGCTTATCGCAGACATGCGCAACGACGAACCGAGTTTTTCCAGCGCGGCTTGAGGGCATGCGGCAGCGGCGCGGCCCTAGGGACACGAGAGAGGACGAATGCGATGAAATGGATCAGGTATACCCAGGACCAGCGCACTGGCTACGGCATCCTGGAGGGCGAAAGGATCACGGCGGTGCGCGGCGACCCTTTCCACGGTCATGAGAAAACCGGCGAGGTCACGCAGCTGGCGGATGTACGACTGGAGGTGCCGGTCGTGCCGCCCACGTTCTATTGCGTTGGCTTGAACTACGTCAGGCACATCGGCACCGAAGGCCTGAAGATCCCTACGCAGCCCGACGTCGGCTACCGGGCCAACAACGCCCTCTTGCCGCATGGGCAGGACGTCATCATGCCGGCGGACGCCACGCGCGTGCATTACGAGGGCGAGCTGGTCGTCGTGATCGGCAGGAAGGTGCGCAACGTCAGCGAAGCCGAGGCCCGCTCCTGCGTGCTGGGCTACACCATCGGCAACGACGTCAGCGAGCGTGTGTGGCAGGGGTCCGACCGCACGTTCTGGCGCGCCAAGAACAGCGACACGTTCAAGCCGATGGGGCCGTGGATCGAGACCGACGCGGACGTCGATGCCATGGAAACCGTGGTGCGGCTGAACGGCGAGGAAAGCACGCGTTTCCACACCGCCGATATGCTGTTCGGCATCGACCGCTTCATCAGCACCATGAGCCGCTATCTGACCCTGCATCCCGGCGACATCCTCTGGATGGGCACTGACGGTCATTCACCGGATCTCCGGCACGGTGATGTGGTCGATGTGTCGATCACCGGTCTCGGCACGCTGACGAATCGGTTTATCGCGGCGGCGAGGCTGACCTAGAATCCAGAATCCCCGTAAAGTCGTGCAAGGAGCGGAAGATGCGCGTAGCCCTGTATTCCAAGAACGGTCCGGCGCGCGATGTGCTGGCGCTGAAAGACCTGCCCACGCCGGAGCCCGGGCCGGGCGAGGTACGTGTGAAGCTGGCGGTGTCCGGCGTGAATCCCTCCGACGTGAAGTCGCGCCTGGGCAGCCGTCCGGTGACGAGCGGATTCGTCGTGCCGCACAGCGACGGGGCCGGCGTGATTGACCGCGTGGGCGCCGGTGTCCCGGGCAGCCGCGTGGGCGAGCGCGTCTGGATATGGAACGGCCAGTGGCAGCGTCCCATGGGCACGGCCGCCCAATACATCGTGCTGCCCTCGGGCCAGGCCGTACCCTTGCCCGAGGGCAGCAGCTTCGAAGCCGGGGCCTGCATGGGTATTCCCGGTCTGACCGCGATGCAGGCCATTGCGCTGCTGGGTGACGTGGCGGGCAAGACCGTGCTGGTAAGCGGAGGCGCTTCCGGCGTCGGCTATTACGCGGCCCAGATGGCCCGCGCCTACGGCGCCCGCGTCATCACCACGGTCGGGTCGGCGGAGAAGGCGGGTTGCCTGGAGGCGGTGGGCATCCACGACAACATCCTGTACAAACAGGAGCCCGTGGTGGAACGCCTGCTGGCGATGACGGCGGGCCGTGGCGTCGATGCCGTCGTCGATATGGATTTCTCCTCCAACGCCGCGCTGGTGCAGGCAGGCGCGGTTGCGCCCCACGGGTGCTACGTGGTGTACGGCTCCAATGCGCGCGGGGATATCCCGCTGAATTTCGCTGCGTGGTTGCCGCGGTCCATCAGCCTGCATTTCTTCCTGGTCTACGACCTGCTGCCGGCGCAGCGCCAATATGCCGTCGATGCCTTGAACGGCCTGCTTGCCGCTGGAAAGCTGGAGCACTTGATCGCTCCCGCCTACGCCCTGGACGACATCGTAGCCGCGCACGAAGCGGTCGAGGCAGGACGCACCCTGGGCAACGTGGTGGTGACCTTGCCGCAGTAGCGTCGCATCGCGGCCCTGCTCCGGCATGGCGACTGGCGTGGCCTTCCGACGCTCGCCGCCGATTCAGCCGCCGTCGGGTCGCATCAGCTTGTGGATCAACCCGGCCGATGTGGTGGCCGCGTATTTCGCCATGAGGCGGGCGCGGTACATCTCGACGGTGCGCGGGCTCAGGCCCAGTTGGCGGGCGATGAGCTTGCTGGTCTTGCCTTCGGCGATGAGCGTGGCGATTTCACGTTCGCGGGCGCTGAGGCCCTTGGTCACGGGGCGCTTGGCGCTCAAATCCTCGAAGGTCCATATTCCGGCGGCGTGCGGCTCGTCCGGCGTCAGCGTGCGTCCGGTGACGCGGCACCAGAACAGTTCGCCGTCGTTGCGTTTCATGATGCGTTCGTCGGCGTACAGGCCCGTGGCCGTCAGCACCGGCGTCAGGCGCTCACCGGTACGTTGGAATTCTTCGTGAGTGGGATAAAGGGCTTGGAACGAGGCGCCAGCCAGCGTGGCCGCGGGATAGCGGAAGATCATTTCCAGCTTTGCGTTCGCTTGGCGGATCACGCGCCATTGCGACACGCACATGCCGATAGGCGCCAGCATGAATGCCTGCCTGTAGTCGATCTCCGGCTGCTTGCCCATGCGACCTCCGCCTCGCATTTTCGTTGCGCGGCCCACTATAAACGCAAATCTACGCCCGCGCCCGGCGCGGGTGTATGGGTCAAGTGGAGGACATGCAGGGGATCTCGCCTCGGTCGTCCTGCCGAGGCGGGCGCGTTCTACGGCAACGGGCGTTCATTGTCCTTGTCGGCGCGGGTTCCTTCCTCGCCTTCCGCTGCGTCGGCTTCGTCGCGGCTGCCGGAGCGGCCGTCGCTGGGGTTGTATTCGTCACGCGGCGGGACGTCGCGGGGCACGTCGCTGCGGTTTTCCTTCAGCAGATCATGGGTATGAGGGGCGATAGGGTTGCTGCCTTGTTGCGGTGCCATGTCGGTTCTCCTGGTTACGCCGTTTCGTCGTCCGGGGAACGGCGCAGCGTGCCGCGCTTGTTGTGGCGGCCGGTGTCCGGCGGCGTGGGATTCTGTCGTTCGTTCGGCCCGCCCTCGCGCGCTGCCTCTTCGGCGGCGGCGGTGCTGCGGTCGAAGACCGGCTGATCCTGGGGTGACGCCTGGGGCGGGTGGTCCATGTCGGGCCGGTCTTCGGCAAGGTCGGCCTTGCCGGAAGGGCGCGGTGCGTAGCGGTTGGGATCGGGTTGTGGAAGCATGGCGGGACTCCTGAATCGACGGCGGCCCCGGATGGAGGCGCGCTTGTCGTAGGCAATCCGCAACTGCTGTGCCGCCGGGCGCCCGGAACGCCCCCTCGAGGCGTGCGCGGAGCCGCGCAAAGGCTCAGTAGTCCTTACGCTGGGTCGGCCTTGCGTCCACCTCCGCGCCGTGGCGTGCCCGGTTGCCGTGTACGGTTCTTGCGGACTTAACCGTTCACCGGCTTGGCCGGTACATGGAGCTTTCCGCCGTGACGCAACTGACGCTGTTCGATATGCCGGGGCCGGCGATGCCACCGGGCTGGCGCTACGACGAGGGGTTTCTCGATACCAAGGAAGAGGCGGACCTGATCGCCCTGCTGCGCCGCCTGCCCTTGGCGGGCGCGCGCTACAAGTCGTACACCGCGCGCCGCCGCGTCCTGAGTTTCGGCGGCAGCTATGACTTCGATGCCAATCGCCTGGAACCGGCCCAACCCTTGATCGCGCCCCTGCATGGCCTGCGCGCCCGGGTTGCGCTATGGATGGACGTCGCGCCGGAGCAACTGGTCCATGTGCTGGTGGCGGAGTATCCACCGGGCGCCCCGCTGGGCTGGCATCGCGACGTGCCGGACTTCGAAGAGGTTGCCGGCGTGTCGCTGGGCAGCGGGGCGACATTGCGTTTTCGGCCCTATCCACCGGTCAGCGCGAAGCGCTCGGACATTCTTCGTGTCAGCGTGGCGCCGCGGTCCATCTATCGCATGGGTGGCCCGGCTCGCTGGGACTGGCAACATAGCGTCGCGCCGCTGTCGGCGACCCGGTGGTCCATCACCTTTCGCACACTGGCCGCACGCCGCCCGTGACGGCTGGGCGCCTGACGACCACCCCGCGATGGGTGTGGTTCTTGCTCGGCCTGGCGGCGCAGAGGAAAGCAAAGGACCCGTATGCCGCGCCGGCCCGAAAAAACGCCACCGACTCCCGAGATCCCGCCTGGCCATGGCGAGGAACCCGTCGCCCAGCCCGACCAAAAGCCGCGCAAGCTGGACGATTGCCGGCGCTGCACCTTGTGGCGCGACGCGACCCAAGGTGTACCGGGACGCGGTCCGCGCCGGGCAACCATCATGGTGCTGGGCGAGCAGCCCGGCGACCAGGAGGACAAGGCCGGGGAACCCTTCGTGGGGCCGGCCGGTGCGCTCCTGGATCGCGCCCTGGCGGAATCGGGCGTCCGGCGCGAACAAGTCTTCGTGACGAACGCGGTGAAGCATTTCAAATGGATTCCGCGCGGCAAGCGGCGCATGCACAAGACACCGGCGCAGCGCGAAGTCATGGCGTGCCATTACTGGCTGGAAAAAGAGCTGGCTTCGGTCCGGCCGCAGGTCGTGGTCGCCCTGGGTGCGACGGCGCTGCGCGCTTTACTGCAGCGGGCCGATGCACGCCTGACCGCGATGCTGGGGCACCCGGTGGAGGTGGGAGGTCTGGTGGTCGTTCCCACTTACCATCCCTCCTTTGTGCTGCGCGCGCCGGACCCGCAGGCTCGCGATCAGGCCTACGCTACCCTCGTCGACGCCTTGCGGCAGGCCGCCCGCATTGCGGGCGGGGGCGGCGGACGGCCTGCCGCACCGTAACGAGAAGGTCCAGCGGTCATGGATTGCCCCGCGCAAAAGCCATCGGCCCCGTGAGGGACGGGGCCGATGGGTACTGCGTCGCACGTGGCTCGGGCAGCCGACGCGGCGGGCGTGCCCGCCGGCCGGCGCCGCGCCGACGGGCTTCAGACGCCTTGGAACGGTTGGTTGTCGATGTCGCCGAAGGCAACGTCGCCGTGCACGCTCTTCGGATCGATCTGGGCAGCAGGCACGTTGGGAGTGCTGGCCTGCGCGGCGAACGGGACGTTGTCGGAATCGCCGAACAACACAACGCCGTTGGCGCGGGCTTGCTGCAGGTCGGCGGCGACCTGTTCACGGGTCACCGAGCTGCTGTCGTTCTGGCCATACACCCCTTGGAAGGGAGTGTTGTTGATATCGCCGCGCGGCGTGCCGGCTTGGGCACCCGCCACCAGGGCAAAAGACACGGCGATGGACGAGACGATGGTTTGTACTTTCATGACGCTTCTCCAATATCGGGTTATGCGGAACGGCGGCGGACTTCCTCGCGATGGCCGTTCCTGATGCCTGAGTATTGTGCTCGGGATATCGCTAGGGATAAACCCTAGATCATCGAATACACTTTTCCAAAATCAGGATCAATCCGGCACTGCGCCGCATAGAATGCACGGCAATCCATAGGGGAGAACTATGTCTGCGACGGTCTTGTTTGTATTTTCTTGTGCGGATGCGAACCGGGCGCCAATGCAACGGCCCCGCTTGCGCGGGGCCGAGGTACTGCGCTGAGAGGACTGCCACAGCATCCCCGCCTCTCACCGGGGGCAACCACGCCGATAGCAAACCGGCATGGCCAGGACTTCCTGGTCGCATCCGGGCTACCGTGACAACACCACCGGTGGCACTCCGATACGACGTCCAACTACTACTACTGCTGCTACGACTACGGCGGCCACCGTCATCCGAAGGCTTCCGTATCCATTACGGCGACCTCGGTCCCGGCCGATAGTGCGGCGCCGGTCCAGGATCGCTGTCGGCACATCCGACGGACCGCGATGGGCGATCACGCTGGTGCGCCGAACTGCATTCACACGCCCTGGAACGGCAGGTTGTCGATGTCGCCGAACGCGATGTCGATGCCACCGTTGGACTGGTCGATGCCGGCCGCGACTTGCGCACGGGTCACGCCGCTGTCGGCTTGCGCCACGAAGGGCTGGTTGTCGATGTCGGCGTTGCCGGTCAGGCCGGCGGCGCGAGCCTGTTGCAGCTCGGCGATCACCTGGTCACGACTCGCGCCGGTGTCGGCTTGGCCGTAGACGCCTTGGAAGGGCACGTTATCCGAGTCGCCCCGGGGGGTCGCGGCTTGCGCGGCGCCGATGGCGGCGAAGGAAAGAATCAAAGCGGTGGCGATATTCTTGGCATTCATGGCTTACTCCTTAGTCCTGTTTAGTGACGGGCCGGGCCGCACGGCGAATCATGTCGCGGTAGTGCGTGCGGTCCGTTGCTGTACCCGATGTGCTGCGTTCGATGCCGTGTGAACCTGGAGATGGCAGGCCCTCACGGTTTCCCTGTCCGGCTCAAACGCCTTGGAAGGGTTGGTTGTTCACGTCGCCGAAGGCGAGGCTGGTCGTCGTGTTGCCACGATCGATGTCGGCGCGAATCTGCGCGCGGCTCACACCGCTGTCGGCTTGCGCGGTGAAGGGCATGTTGTTGATTTCGCTGTTGCCCGTCAGGCCGGCGGTGCGCGCTTGTTGCAGCTCGGCGATCACCTGGGCGCGGCTGCTGCCGGTGTCGGCTTGGCCGTAGACGCCTTGGAAGGGCACGTTATCCGAGTCGCCGCGGGGGGTGGCGGCTTGCGCGGCGCCGATAGCGGCGAAGGAAAGAACAACAGCGGAAGCGATGGTCTTGGCATTCATGGCAGTACTCCTAGTCCTGGTTAAGTTGGCGGGCCAGACAGTGCGGTAAGTCGAGATGGGAAGGTTTGCGCTGTCTGTTGCTGTCCCGATGAAACGCATTCTGCGCCGACCAGGACTAGGGATAAACCCCAGTATCCGGAAATCATTCTTCCAAAAATTGAGCTAATCGCCCTAAAAGCGAAAAACTATTCGCAGCATAGCGATAGCCAATGGGGGTAAAGGCGGCCCGATGTGCGACGGTCGGCATGGGCGTTCGCAGCCGGCGCGTGCACTGCGAGCGCGGCGATATGCCATTTGCGTCCAGCGCGGTCCGCAGCGGATCAGGCTGGCTGCCGCGCCCCGATGCCGGGCGAGCCGGGGTATCGCAGAGTGAAGCGGATATGGCCCTGCGGCGACGCGTCGGCGCGTGCGCTGCCGCCATGCAACGCCATGATGGCGCGGACGATGGCCAGTCCCAGTCCGCTGGCATCCGAGCTTGCGCTGCGCGACACGTCGGCCCGGTAGAAGCGGTCGAACAGCTTGTGCAGCAACTCGGATGGTATGGGCGCGCCGCGGTTGTCCACGTGTATGAGGACCGCATCGTCCACGGCCTGCGTCGACAGCGTGACGACGCTGTCGGAATCGGCATAGCGCACGGCGTTGGCCACCAGGTTGCCCAAGGCGCGCCGGAACAGGATCGCGTCCGCCCGCACGCTGCCCGTGGCGCGACATTCCAGCCGGATGCCGCGTTCCTCGGCCAGGCCTTCGAAGTACTCGGCCACGCGATGCAGTTCGGTATCGAGGTCCAGCGTCGCATAATCGAGGGCCGACTGCGCATTGTCGGCGCGCGCGAGGAACAGGATGTTTTCCACCAGCCGCGACAGGCGTTCGAGTTCTTCCAGACTGGACGCCAGTACGGTTTCGTATTCTTCGGGGGTGCGCCGCTGATATAGCGCCACCT
Coding sequences within it:
- a CDS encoding Bug family tripartite tricarboxylate transporter substrate binding protein gives rise to the protein MKKRYIASVMLAVAAALPLSGTARADDYPSRPVRMVVGYAAGGPTDVVARIVAKHMSESLGASVVVENKPGASAHIAAADVMRSPPDGYKVLVTSLTLNVNPLLYPDRYDYDPVKAFEPISNFANNPLVVVTNYDSPYKDLKSLIADAKAHPGKLTFGSSGVGGSAHLAAEMLSTMAGIKMVHVPFKGNGPALQEMVAGRITFMFYPSVGIPNYVAAKQLRVLAIGTDKPEKEFPGVPTLDSLGFSGFQQGAPWIGMLAPAGTPKPVVDKLNKAAVEALRKPEVREQLAQLGAVVVGDSPEQFRKFLVEDKARWAEVIKKGNVTGSAAGG
- a CDS encoding alpha-hydroxy acid oxidase, yielding MAALEDCYSIARLRAAARARLPAPVFDFFDGGAEDELTLRDNQDAFQRIRLVPRVLRDVARVDLSTRLLGRPAQLPVAIGPTGAVGFGWRGGDVDLARAAARLDLPYALSTSATASIEEIADKAPGRLWFQAYILQDKARLDNLIARALAAGYEGLVITVDLPVGGKRERDLANGLGFPMKITPRNFWQFARRPAWSLDMLIRRPPIMPSLAGMRKVEANRKAMESVAGRNYDPAFDFTGLARIRERWPRALIVKGVVHPGDVDPIVALGVDALVVSNHGGRQLDTGIATLDALPDIVAAARGRVPVLLDGGVRRGSDIFKALALGAAGVMTGRATLFGVLAGGQDGVARALDILRDELARTMQLCGARTLVDISPDVLRMPIEGNRRETE
- a CDS encoding TauD/TfdA dioxygenase family protein; its protein translation is MDIVASGAALGATIEGIDLALPLSQEDYRGIEQALGRYGVVCFPRQTLDAADLKRFAQTFGTLEVNVANLYHEPDMPEVMILSNIVENGKPIGLSDAGQDWHTDMSYSRTIAFSNVLYGIRIPMRDGKSLGNTEFCNMHAAYEGLPQDLKQELDGMTITHDFNKFWEMMRREKGSTRPPLTEEQRKRKPPVSHPVFLVHPITGRKVLYANPGYSVRINELPEARSDEVLRFLFEHQLQEKYRYRHNWREGDVLMWDNMGTIHNAVADYRPDEPRLIKRCQVMADKYFPELY
- a CDS encoding LysR family transcriptional regulator, with amino-acid sequence MDLIDCMEVFQEVGKSLSFSKAAESRASSRSSVTKKIAWLESYFGVQLFNRNTKHVSLTESGRLLLENADTLALATRGLKELVQGPVRTPTGRIRMGTPPSFGAVHLAPAIEDFLKRYPAIRVSLLLDDGRSDLIAENLDLSVRIAPRLKDTNQIAYRITVVPQVIVATRAYLKAHGTPLTPKDLENHNCLIHSLKAPTGTWTFTDRRNNTHVVHVAGSFSSNLGESILHLAKLGHGISMHPRYMVENDLRAKAVEVLMPEYRPEGLDIYAIVQSKRHLPYKVRLFVEHLRAWFKDADWKQ
- a CDS encoding LysR family transcriptional regulator — protein: MHFDFVDLRLIVNLADTRNLARAAERLHLSAPAASNRIRNLERDLGFPLLYRSAQGMTPTPAGEAFVHHARLVLERVEHLAGDMHEYGEGIKGHVRIWANTTAITEFLPAALSTFLRDYPDVNIDLREVLSGDIIKGVGDGATDIGIVAGNVHPGRLEVLPYRDDRLVLVTAMQHRLAGERSVDFAQTLGDNYVSLPTSSAIHLFLDHAAQALGSRIKLRIQVGNFEAACRMIEAGVGIGVVPRSVARRHARSLAIAIVGLNDAWAERKLKICVRSLAALPSFARVLAERLTAEADGPATASNPHP
- a CDS encoding iron-containing alcohol dehydrogenase family protein, translated to MNPSDFDYHLFGTHVRFGDGVSTSVGAELRALGLSRPVVLTQDRIATSGHYAAILQALRDATVLERRGIPPHSSVSLIETMAPDVAAFGADCVIAVGGGSVADSAKALALLLAEGGRLADHVTVFRPPSTVEIPLRTRPKLPIIAIPCTASGAEVTSSFGVRDGGHDKRMFWNRQVSASTILIDPVLARDVAMPTMRYTAMNGIAHCLEGLYSRGRSIVSDGMAVQAMGLFQHALCTPALDEAAQRRLILAAAHLAGMVLSMARSCLHHAICHVLGARHSLPHGLVNTVILPHALRFNEETAAPLLAPALDVVNRQGQREYARLSQWLQDVAQELSLPRRLRDIGVAEGELPDLARHVMTERGLALNPRPVADAADVLAILRQAF